The following are encoded together in the Fusarium keratoplasticum isolate Fu6.1 chromosome 1, whole genome shotgun sequence genome:
- a CDS encoding Zn(2)-C6 fungal-type domain-containing protein — MRTTIACERCRRSKVKCRHDGQPPCAGCAKSGHVRTCALSGPILGQKPSSDSRPRSAKRRRLSPGSPAEESSRDIGHVFSHVPRDRLIKAITIFRAQFPEFGFIHPGDLEYHEGELGVLQKLRLLAILVVSHRYMDDDPIDEPNVSYITNEAQKRMTNGPSLALIQTFLILSLCNWGDGDGFNAWMHSGIATRMAQGLLSTGFAGCSKGETLSEIEKRTLWTCFKMDKLLSCGKRRQAMFPDQDLHFSLPINDAQFLFGAQATPAPTLSPGQTDSRIYGPDDYLVLLIQGLRIWSRVHTWIAEGGRRQPGMTEPAECPWNETSKWHQMKQGLIKWRESQDALIRYPGTKVSMHAQRGQAERFGYINLIYYVSFLFLCREYIPFCPVDEVKPRGPIEPPLLKAPGPEAFWSQNLIELYNAATQMSNLLGDLEHVGCSLRTPFSGLCAFSSTLWSLYAASFPKFMGFTQEQTKNAEEQAERTMAYLVRIGQIWKLADEWIDVLNTAKSLFHRVTMEGHGRTVKRSRYDYPELEESIHLAPLKGMPRQTFDSSSLVSSSVNPPSERSTQQTTMNEAGEEENAGGGIAFQDDLAHGNDFLGEDWWRLLSFYDDPHLLSTSIDNIGDANAD, encoded by the exons atgaggacgacaaTAGCTTGTGAAAG GTGCAG AAGATCCAAGGTCAAGTGCAGACACGACGGCCAGCCCCCTTGCGCCGGCTGTGCAAAAAGTGGTCATGTCCGAACCTGCGCTCTGAGTGGGCCTATCCTGGGTCAAAAGCCGTCGTCTGATTCCAGGCCCCGATCGGCAAAGAGACGCCGTCTTAGCCCGGGCAGTCCAGCAGAGGAGTCCAGCCGGGACATCGGCCACGTCTTTAGTCATGTCCCCCGGGATCGCCTCATAAAGGCTATTACCATCTTTCGAGCACAGTTTCCTGAATTTGGGTTCATACATCCTGGAGACCTCGAGTACCATGAGGGGGAACTTGGTGTCTTGCAGAAGTTACGGCTTTTGGCCATCTTGGTCGTGTCGCACCGCTACATGGACGATGACCCGATCGACGAACCAAACGTGTCCTACATAACGAACGAGGCACAAAAGAGGATGACCAATGGCCCCAGCTTGGCCCTCATCCAAACATTTCTTATTCTTTCCCTCTGCAACTGGGGCGACggagatggcttcaatgCCTGGATGCACTCGGGCATCGCCACCCGAATGGCTCAGGGGCTTCTGAGTACCGGCTTCGCAGGATGCAGCAAAGGCGAGACGCTGTCGGAGATCGAGAAGAGGACTCTGTGGACTTGCTTCAAGATGGACAAGTTACTCAGCTGCGGCAAGCGTCGACAGGCCATGTTTCCTGACCAAGATTTGCACTTTTCCTTGCCCATCAACGACGCGCAGTTCTTATTTGGAGCCCAGGCGACTCCAGCGCCAACACTAAGCCCTGGACAAACTGACTCGAGAATCTATGGACCCGACGATTACCTCGTCCTTCTCATTCAGGGTCTGCGGATCTGGTCAAGAGTGCATACGTGGATAGCAGAGGGCGGCAGAAGACAACCTGGCATGACGGAGCCAGCCGAGTGTCCCTGGAATGAGACCTCCAAGTGGCATCAGATGAAGCAGGGCTTGATAAAATGGCGAGAGTCTCAAGATGCCCTCATCAGATATCCTGGGACCAAGGTGTCCATGCATGCTCAGCGGGGGCAAGCAGAGAGGTTTGGTTACATCAACCTCATTTACTACGTCAG TTTTCTATTTCTCTGCCGCGAGTATATCCCATTCTGCCCCGTCGACGAAGTAAAACCACGAGGTCCTATAGAGCCACCGCTACTCAAAGCCCCAGGACCAGAAGCCTTCTGGTCACAGAACCTCATCGAGCTATACAACGCTGCAACACAAATGTCCAACTTGCTAGGCGATCTCGAACACGTCGGCTGCTCCCTCCGTACGCCCTTCTCAGGCTTGTGTGCCTTTTCCTCGACGCTGTGGAGTCTCTATGCTGCCTCGTTCCCAAAGTTTATGGGGTTTACGCAAGAGCAGACCAAGAATGCTGAGGAACAAGCAGAGAGGACTATGGCGTATCTGGTCAGGATTGGGCAGATATGGAAGCTTGCTGATGAGTGGATTGACGTGCTAAACACTGCCAAGAGCTTGTTTCATCGTGTGACCATGGAGGGCCATGGGAGAACCGTCAAGAGGTCGAGATACGATTACCCAGAGCTGGAGGAGTCGATACATCTTGCGCCACTCAAAGGGATGCCTCGACAGACGTTTGATAGTAGCAGCCTAGTGTCATCCTCTGTCAACCCCCCTAGCGAGAGGTCAACGCAGCAGACGACGATGAACGAAgcaggagaggaagaaaacgCTGGGGGTGGGATTGCTTTTCAAGATGACTTGGCACACGGCAACGACTTCCTCGGCGAGGATTGGTGGAGGCTTCTATCTTTCTACGATGACCCTCATCTGTTATCGACAAGTATTGACAATATTGGAGATGCAAATGCAGACTAG
- a CDS encoding Carboxylic ester hydrolase, producing the protein MSSHVAKILLAALTSLTLSESAALPSSAAPTVRLPLGTYQGLRNEHYAQDEFLGIPYAQPPVGPLRFASPKPITKKFDKVQTATEYGLTCIGYGSDTQSLGNPVSEDCLSINVVRPAGVKPGDNLPVGVWVHGGSYVNGGSRDPRYNLSYIVEQSVKENKPIIAASINYRVSYWGFMFSNEMEEAGAGNLGLKDQRLALEWLQNNIGAFGGSPKKVTIWGESAGARSLGMQLVAYDGNHKNLFRSAILESGSPVAKFADADAWQPYFDALAKKTGCTNETARLECLRGLPWQTLNDIFNGTNPLGVTSPTFSAVVDGDFMTTQGSKLLKEGKFAHVPVLIGNNFDEGTAYVKQGINTDSQWEAWLTSLGMSANQIASLSTLYPDDPAVGIPSSQVGRPAASPWGLQYKRASAFAGDYQQHSGRRLLVESYAAANLPVYSYLWNVYVNGLGPIYGATHFQEVAFVFNNIHGVGYATNPFEGKPETFVELADLMSKMWVAFIHGTDPNVCSGNRTLAWPKYTLNKPDNYVFDVNRTGLAYVEKDDYREAPIDYLLQSVFA; encoded by the exons ATGTCTTCCCACGtggccaagatcctcctGGCAGCTCTCACGAGCTTGACTCTTTCCGAGTCGGCCGCCCTGCCGTCGTCTGCTGCCCCCACGGTTCGCCTGCCTCTGGGAACCTATCAGGGTCTGCGCAACGAGCACTATGCTCAGGATGAGTTCCTGGGCATTCCCTATGCTCAGCCCCCCGTTGGCCCTCTGCGCTTTGCCTCGCCCAAGCCAATCACCAAGAAGTTTGACAAGGTCCAGACTGCTACTGAGTATGGTCTGACGTGTATCGGATATGGCTCCGATACTCAGAGCCTGGGCAACCCTGTCTCTGAGGACTGCTTGAGCATCAACGTTGTCCGTCCCGCTGGCGTCAAGCCTGGTGACAACCTCCCCGTTGGTGTCTGGGTCCATGGTGGT AGCTATGTCAACGGAGGTTCTCGTGACCCCCGCTACAACCTCAGCTACATTGTTGAGCAGTccgtcaaggagaacaagcccATCATTGCTGCCTCCATCAACTACCGAGTCTCGTACTGGGGCTTCATGTTCAGcaacgagatggaggaggccgGAGCCGGCAACCTCGGCCTCAAGGACCAGCGTCTTGCCCTCGAGTGGCTTCAGAACAACATCGGCGCCTTCGGTGGCAGCCCCAAAAAGGTCACCATCTGGGGAGAGTCTGCCGGTGCTCGATCCCTGGGAATGCAGCTCGTCGCTTACGACGGAAACCATAAGAACCTATTCCGCAGCGCTATCCTCGAGAGCGGCAGCCCTGTTGCCAAGTTtgctgatgccgatgccTGGCAGCCTTACTTTGATGCTCTTGCCAAGAAGACTGGATGCACCAACGAGACTGCTCGACTTGAGTGCCTTCGTGGGCTTCCCTGGCAGACTctcaacgacatcttcaacGGCACCAACCCCCTGGGTGTCACCTCGCCCACTTTCAGCGCTGTCGTCGACGGTGATTTCATGACCACCCAGGGCTCTAAGCTCCTGAAGGAGGGCAAGTTTGCTCACGTTCCTGTCCTTATCGGCaacaactttgacgagggtACCGCCTACGTCAAGCAGGGCATCAACACCGACTCCCAGTGGGAGGCCTGGCTCACCAGCCTGGGCATGAGCGCCAACCAGATTGCCAGCCTCTCCACTCTGTACCCCGACGACCCTGCTGTCGGAATTCCTTCTTCCCAGGTTGGCCGACCTGCTGCCTCTCCCTGGGGTCTTCAGTATAAGCGAGCTTCCGCCTTTGCCGGTGACTACCAGCAGCACAGCGGTCGTAGACTTCTCGTCGAGTCTTACGCCGCCGCCAACCTCCCCGTGTACTCTTACCTCTGGAACGTCTACGTCAACGGTCTCGGCCCCATCTATGGAGCCACTCACTTCCAGGAGGTCGCCTTtgtcttcaacaacatccacGGTGTCGGCTACGCCACCAACCCCTTCGAGGGCAAGCCCGAGACCTTTGTCGAGCTCGCCGACCTCATGAGCAAGATGTGGGTTGCTTTCATCCACGGCACCGACCCCAACGTCTGCAGTGGCAACCGCACCCTTGCCTGGCCCAAGTACACTCTCAACAAGCCTGACAACTATGTGTTTGATGTCAACCGCACTGGTCTGGCTTAtgttgagaaggatgatTACAGAGAGGCTCCCATCGACTATCTCCTGCAGAGCGTGTTTGCTTAA
- a CDS encoding CBM1 domain-containing protein codes for MRFSSAASLLALAASTAAQGTSPKSDLDASVWQALSSVKETRSWEDLPRNRPAKRQSGWNPPSNLATPLKEVWDHCLKTYSDALGFKNYGWDQLIAGKGKLNMCVRWESDQPVTAAYREEIATTLQTQYNKWFKWLYGYDNFPYSDIKVNVVGWAVKDKSLLQGSTAGIDVYTDVDSEGVPQCSEKCGRFFHQDGNYNQCPGGADRHYDQSLWLTKGMAGGAGGDWGQRLGPEGVGHILLHEMGHTFALDDFYDWTPTGVTNFVMLAGSSTTITDFDGWMLRNWWYELSRKRGWQSGVSSGSSSGSSSPSAAASKPATTAAASKPTSTKAAASKPTTTQVSKPATTKASTPAAPTAQTGATAGAYAQCGGASYTGPTTCVSGFKCIKANEWYSQCVSA; via the exons ATGCGTTTCTCCTCTGCTGCTAGCCTTTTGGCCCTCGCTGCGTCGACCGCGGCCCAGGGCACCTCCCCCAAGTCCGATCTTGACGCTTCCGTTTGGCAGGCCCTCAGCAGCGTCAAGGAGACCCGATCCTGGGAGGACCTCCCCCGCAACCGTCCCGCCAAGCGCCAGTCCGGATGGAACCCCCCCTCGAACCTCGCCACCCCCCTCAAGGAGGTCTGGGATCACTGCCTCAAGACCTACTCTGACGCCCTGGGCTTCAAGAACTACGGCTGGGACCAGCTCATTGctggcaagggcaagctGAACATGTGCGTTCGATGGGAGTCTGACCAGCCCGTCACTGCTGCCTACCGTGAGGAGATTGCCACCACTCTCCAGACTCAGTACAACAAGTGGTTCAAGTGGCTCTACGGCTACGACAACTTCCCCTACTCGgacatcaaggtcaacgtcGTTGGATGggctgtcaaggacaagagcctcctccagggTTCCACTGCTGGCATTGACGTCTACACTGACGTCGACTCTGAGGGTGTTCCTCAGTGCTCTGAGAAGTGCGGCCGCTTCTTCCACCAGGATGGCAACTACAACCAGTGCCCCGGTGGTGCCGACCGACACTACGACCAGTCCCTCTGGCTGACCAAGGGTATGGccggtggtgctggtggtgattgGGGTCAGAGACTTGGCCCTGAGGGTGTCGGCCACATTCTCCTGCACGAGATGGGCCACACCTTCGCCCTTGACGACT TCTATGACTGGACCCCTACTGGTGTCACCAACTTCGTCATGCTTGCTGGTTCTTCCACCACCATCACTGACTTTGATGGCTGGATGCTCCGCAACTGGTGGTACGAGCTCTCCCGCAAGCGAGGCTGGCAGTCGGGTGTCTCTTCCGGCTCTAGCTCCGGCAGCTCTTCTCCCTCGGCTGCCGCCTCTAAGCCCGCCActaccgccgccgcctccaagCCCACCTCGACCAAGGCCGCCGCCTCTAAGCCTACCACGACTCAGGTTTCCAAGCCCGCTACGACCAAGGCCTCGACTCCCGCTGCCCCTACTGCCCAGACTGGTGCTACCGCCGGTGCCTACGCTCAGTGCGGCGGTGCCTCTTACACCGGTCCTACCACGTGCGTTTCCGGCTTCAAGTgcatcaaggccaacgagTGGTATTCTCAGTGCGTCTCGGCTTAA
- a CDS encoding 2EXR domain-containing protein gives MKASVMTMCSGSRTCQACDYISSDDTADMAKLHDGPQTGKFMLDGHEQEMIVWSENDLFCLQPYKWNTLTRISPQHAAISPRQGKLHLRHVAFELPHDEIINLSCEYYYPQPDENAPEPSSHPMLKCMNDLIDDERLRHIKNVWLIDYELKRANPRPAARQFCANGLRFVEVTERDADEWTDRRGDGKDALEFVGWLKYLNTWQDENAPPEFGVLACEEC, from the coding sequence ATGAAGGCTTCGGTGATGACCATGTGCTCCGGATCGCGCACTTGTCAAGCATGCGACTACATCAGCTCGGATGATACCGCCGACATGGCCAAGCTACATGACGGACCGCAGACAGGAAAGTTCATGCTGGACGGGCACGAGCAGGAGATGATAGTCTGGTCCGAGAACGACCTGTTTTGTCTTCAACCTTACAAATGGAACACCCTCACCAGGATCAGCCCACAGCACGCGGCCATTTCCCCCCGACAAGGCAAACTGCATCTCAGGCACGTCGCGTTTGAACTGCCGCACGACGAGATAATCAACCTCTCCTGCGAATACTACTACCCTCAACCCGACGAGAATGCCCCCGAGCCATCATCCCACCCCATGCTAAAGTGCATGAATGACCTCATCGACGACGAACGTCTCCGGCACATTAAAAACGTCTGGTTGATAGACTACGAACTCAAGAGAGCGAACCCGCGACCCGCCGCGCGACAGTTCTGCGCAAACGGGCTGAGGTTCGTCGAGGTTACGGAGCGGGATGCCGATGAGTGGACTGACCGTCGGGGGGACGGTAAGGATGCGCTGGAGTTTGTCGGGTGGCTGAAATACTTGAACACCTGGCAAGATGAGAATGCTCCTCCTGAATTTGGGGTTTTGGCGTGTGAGGAATGCTGA